The Rhopalosiphum maidis isolate BTI-1 chromosome 2, ASM367621v3, whole genome shotgun sequence genome segment tagagtaACGATGGCTTGTTAATTATTGACAATTTGCTGatcacaatgtataatatttttagtttttatttaataagtatcaaacaatataactataaccactgtttaaataaattcatccaGTTACCAGTAATTAACAGTAACTTTTATCACAAATTCCACATTCCACATGAATTTTAGAtctgtatctattatattaatattattattattatttaaaggttattttaattattctattcacctactaatatgtatatatattattttcggtCTGGCGCAGTCCGCCTACCCCGCATTTAGCATCATCGGTAACATATTCACAATCCTGTTGGTTCACCGGCTGGGCAAGAGATGTCTCGTGCTATCAACCATAACCGTCTGTTCGATTTCGTACATACTCATCGGTTTTATTGGACAGTTTTATGCCGACACCGAGTACACGTCCTGGGCGAAATTGGCACTATTTTTCGGCTCAACGTTATCCTCGTCATTAGGAATTATGCCGATCGGATGGATCCTCATTAGCGAAGTGTTCCCGATGAagtacgtataaaataataatatattttacacgtgTACGCTATGTACATTGTGCTCTGTGTTACttgatttggaaaaaaaaatttatgttaacCGTGCAGGGGCTCCATTTCAGTTTAAAACATGACTActacatttttagataaacCAACATTTTCCATCACTAGGTCGTAGGGTGTACCTCATTTcacgtttattaatattttaggtaaaaattcaatattacctccctataaatgttatgttaatGTTATGGTTCGATACCGATCGCATTAAAGGAGTTTAATATaggcaatttttttaatgcttatcgtatgaattatcattattgtgtgCCGTTCGCGcttagtaatatagtatgtcacatactatataaatcaataatattgtgatcatTAGTCACTGTAGTGTAAAAGAGATAGGTTAtcaatgtcaaaaaaaaaggCTGACATCgagtttttttaagtttaatattatagtatataatatttaaatagtaattattagtgtttagaagtttttaaaaaccacaaaacaccgaattatatattactgtaaCTTTCGCCTTTCAGCCAGATTCAAACCTTacagtttttataatgtacctacttaacGAATGTGTATTTTGCATTTTGTTTCCAGAAGTAAAAACCTGGGTTGCAGTATTTGTTCCGCGGTGTATTTCTTCCTCAGCTTTTTCATGACCAAGTTCTACATGGACCTTGAGAAGTTCATCGGCTTCTACAACACGTTCGTTTTGTTTGGCTGCGTAGGGACCGTCGGGCTCGTGTACTTCTACTTTTGTCTACCagaaactgaaaataaaacgcTAAAGGAGATCGCCGAACACTTTAAACATGAATCTGTGTagcttatgaaaatatttttgtacccACCTACAAACCATCCGCTGCAGCTGatgcatcataatataatatattatattgttattcctATTCGAGCGCATCATCAGCATCCGCATTGggcacgtaataataatataattgaatataatataataattatacagacacattaaaatatttcaaacgatattatattacatataatattactccgtcgcattgataatatttgtcGAACTTACTTCAGACTGTGGGCGGAATGTACGAAACCGtcgaaaatatgtatacatttaggtACGCACATATCacgattaatgataatatactcgaaatattataatacttaaattagtgatcgaacaaaaaaaaagacattcgaaataattattatattttgttttataaattatgatattgtatagaCTGACTTTAcaacagaaataaaatatatatatacatattttacatttgtatattatagagtattatattatgtataatgtattaaatatttattcacctGTATCTGATATAAACAATACCGTAGTTATACCTTAATTGTATATGACGCATTGCAagtcatttttgaaaaaaaaaaattatacacttaacgatttttattgttatggttttgtttttttttatttttagaataacaataattatgtacatacactttaaattttagggtatattttttgataatttagataggtatttgaaaatatcaataaagttTTCAAACAAGTAATTATGTAGTTATAAGTTAGTTATTATGGACACGTAATTTGTAGATGAATGGATCtagatagataaatataaaatatagatatattgatCCGGTCTAGTGGATGCGTTTCAaggtttaataatttgaacgttactaaatataattttttcaaaccatTTTCTTTTGTATCAATACAATTcaaatcgtataaaaaaaatatttttaaaaatgtcgaaaTCTGATTttgatataacaatattgttttactgttaaaaattaaaagggtCAGTTGATAGTTAGCTCAATCAGTCCCAAAATTATaggttttatgtttaaaaaactgCATTGACGGAGACGGAATAAAAAGCACTAGCGATTGCACGGAGTACTCAATCTACTGTAGGTGGATTTCTCAGATCAGTATTGGTTTGCATCGGTTATGACAGATCAATTAGACACTCAACCGCGGCTTTAgacttttgaaaaaaagcaACACAATACCCAGGAGCCTTACCTAGCCCGTCGAGGTTCAATTTACGCCAATaaatatcgaataataatataataataatatactgacgactaaactataaactaaaaacaaacgTGTATATACGTTTACCCTTGATAAACATaggtagtataattattatgtcctttattttttaggtatattaatattacatcgtatattaaaaaaataaaaaagtaaatttcgtTGACTGAAGAATAGTACAATTATTGCGCTAATAGGTACCTGCCGAATCGAAATTAACTGTATATTAtcagttataagtttataaccatTATATACAAGTcataatttcaatgaaaaataagtattattacatttaaattttaagcagTATGTGCCTACTGTCTATATAGgttcatgataaaaaataaatgtaattatgtaactattacttatattcgcgagtaaaatatttttagtacccAATTATTCATAATCAATATCAATAACCATTAGTCATTACTCTATAATACCGGCAATTGGCTGCAACACCTATTTTTGAAGGGATGGTGGATTTCGCCcacattgtattataagttCAGTGAGTTAAAACGGGATAAAACTCTTTTTGGTTATACCAACTTATCGGATGTTATGTTAAAATCCAGGAAAATTTTTACGGGTCAACACGTGGCCACGATaatgaatgattaataaaataattgatattgacTATATCTACAGTTAATTACCTAATAACGCCTGTATTAAAGCTAAAATaatccaataaatataaatataataataatatattattatgtatttactcgGCTCGTCCGGCGCATTGTGCAGATAATTTGACTACATTCACGCGTAGATCAAcacattaatgataatataaattattaatcgaaGTGTTTCCACGTACTATCTGCAGCCGATTGAACTTGACACACTCGGTGCGAGTACACCGTTAGTCGagagcataataatatgcagtgAAATGGATATTTTTAGTGTTGAAAGTCTTTTGAAACACCATGTAATAGGTCTGAGCCCtgaggtaataataataatgttcgaTTTTGTTGGAAGGTTACAACcgtttaaatgttttgcaaACATTGaccaaataaatgatatacatataatcaaAGATTAGTGTTATGTGAATGACGAGTGTATTGGTGCACTCCGTGTAAAACCATATGATATCGTTTTGGTGCGTAAACCGTATAGCCGCCCGACGATTCACCTTTCGTCTCGGTACGTATAATTTGCATCGCCAtcaccacacacacacatatatatacatataccggTCGTCGTCCGTGAGTCGTCCTCGTTGTGTGTTATCGGCGGCACACCAGTTCCGTCGTGAATACCTACGGGCCCGTTTCATTCACTGACTTCCGGGCGACGCGTCACACCAAAATCGCGCGTCCCCGCTGGTGCAAACGCCGGCCGGTCACCTTGttacagttattattgttacactgTCCCGTTGTGCatgttattgttatcaatGACGTATCGACGTTAATATCACGTGTAGTCCGTGACACGATGTCAGTGATGTCATCACAGCCACAGtcggtacatattatatatatatatatagagatcGCGTCAATGCCGTCGTCGCTGCATTCAAAGACGTGCTGACTATTGTTTGTGTGTTCTCGTATAATCCCATATCACacgatatttgtttttacttttacaatatattgttgaGACGTCTCCGACACCCACATCGCGCTTTTGTACACGGTCGCAAAACACCATTTGCTATTTGGATCGGCTGCTTTATCGATCGccgcattatttttatgcgtcCCCGCGATCGCGTTCGACCGTTCGTCAGCCACCGCCGGTGTTGTGACGCGTAGACGTCGAGCACCTGCACGTCCTTATTTCGACGCGCGTCCGAGTGTGCCACCGCTTCGTGGCCAGCCACTCGTCGACGTTAAACGCTTTAGTAGTACgtttgtaatgttttttttatcactgtCGTCGTCCGACTTCTTCGCCGGCTGTTCCACCGCCGCCCGCCAACTTTTCTACCGTTTGTCGTTACCTTTGTGCGCGCGATGCGGTACAGTATCGGTCCAGCTATGTACCGTTATCTATGATGACGTCTCGTGTCCCATAAAGCAGTCGGTCGTGTTGTCACGTAACGATTGACATTGTCGAACACTCGTGAATAAGTGACGATTGCCATAACTGCTGTTGGCGCCGTCGACGTTCGATCGTTGTCCACTCCGGTACCGCTATAGCCACCGTCGAGCCGCGCGATTGTAAAAAGGCACGCGGGCGTGGGTTCAACGCGTCTTTAACCGATCGCGCGACTCCGTGCCCCCTCTTTCTCGTACTCCCGATCCTGCACCGTTGTCCTCTCCTAACCGACGGCCACAGCTAATAACCGCGATTTTACGTACTTCGTCGGTTTGTCAACTACCCGtatcatcatatatatatatatatcgtgttcctgtaataaaaatatatattacattataaatacgatatattatgatttataatgtcCGCAGTCGTCTATCGTGAACGACCAGATATGTATACAGTGGGGAAGGGGTTGGGGGTTCATAGGTATTTTTCAACATTCGTCTAACAAACTACGGTCTTACTACAACGTCGCGATCGATGGCTCCACAGTCCACACGCGAATCATCaaagagaaaatatatttttacggcAATATTGTGTTACATTGATTACGAGGGGGAACGAATGTATTAGCTGTACATTGGATTTTCGAAGTTCAAAACTTACTCCTTCATTAAggtaatgcatatttttcgtagtacatttttagattatcgAATGCATTAGTGTTTCAAAGAATTAAGCTACGGTCCCTTGAagattctattatatttataacagtcTAATAAATACCCGACACTCTTAAAAAAAGTAcctttatttagttttttttttttgaaaacagcCATCCACGGGTCACTGTGACCCacatgagaaaaataaaactaactttttctttttatgtcCGAATATTGTTTTGGAAACACACCTAATCACGGATGTAGAATTTCGAAGTTGAAGACTTTCTCTCCTTCATCCAGATAACTcttaaaatgtagttttttctaaaaaactaGTTTTTCGAGGCCTTAAgtagtacatttttagtaatcGAAACTAtgattgttttaaaagttaGGGCGACGTTTTGTTCAACGTTTTAgcttatttgtaaatattccgTGAAAACCATTCACTGTTAAAGACATAAATTaggttgtttttgaaaaaatcatcTACAGGTTGCCATGGTTCataagagaaaaataaatttgaatttttcacgtttttatgtctatattttatattctattctatAATACTGTATTTGAACTGTAAAGTtttgaaagtataataataaacgaaaaagTTTTAAGGTTACCAtggtttcaaaataattactttaataatataatcttggGTTTGTGTAAAGATTTccgtttttctttaaattattgttagtttatcccgattattaagaaaaatacaaacaagcgatttttttcttttgactCCTCAAAGTAACAACTAGATTTACTTTTCACTCGCAGTCTCGCGGAAATGTTGTTGTAGTTTACTATAGCATTTTTACTGCCACAAACGTATCCTTAGTCACAAAtgaatgatacatttttgtaaaatcaatacaaatatattaaatattattaatatatttaggtatgagtatatctaatataaattgatagctGTTTTGGTATACACCGTCATCACAATTGctgttagtatatttatatttacattacgtACACGGATCTCGTTCAGTACCGTCTTGTCCGTCTTCACTGTCTTCACGGCGCTTTCAGCCAAAAGTTTTACTTTTATCGTCACGTTATAGATAACGTGTGACCTTTCTTGTCAATCGACGTATTAGATCCCATGACATAAACGATCAAAGGATTTTTCGTATTATTCCAAAACGACACCGAAAACCGAAATACCGTGAGACAGCGTGATTTgcttttattgttatactttaCTGACacgatataatgtataacgttTTGTTATCTAcagttttaattacatttttataactatgtaatataactttgtaattttaaaatgttcaacaaaataaattattcaaatgtatagttatatacttatattagtcGGCGCCAAAACGGCAGTGTCTGCACCCAGACATTGTCGCTTCACCCGGAGACGTGAAGCATTATTTGTGTGTACAAGTGTACCTACCTGTGTGGCCGTGTCACTGAATGTTTAggtacagtttttatttttgattatcgaTTGATATTATTTCTGTTACGCTGTCCTATTGAGACATATTGGATAGCGACATTGCATCTATTTGTACAATTCCACGCTGTTTGCGTTACCGCTAAATACCATTTGTACTTTAGAATTTCAGATGCTcgatatactaatttattactgtGTGCGCATGTCTACGATTGCTTATGTAGCATATCTATGCGTATATGCTACAAgtccgtaaaaaaaaaacgtcgaGATACCTACCGCACAGTAGGTTTTTTGCGTTGTCCGCAGGTTGTTCTGTCGCCTCCCGCGAACCGAATATCGACTCGTCTAGTTGTCACCTACCTATACGCAATGTGTTTACGGTCTCGTATTAATTACACCGTCATccagagttttttttttatatattagcgATTAACCGCTCACCATTTGATTGCGATTGCTGTTGACCGCCGTCCTCGTTAGTAAATGGACCGTCGCCAAAAAAACACGCGGAAGTGTTGACTTGCCACCATATTTTGTTCCTGCTGTTTCTCATATCCGCGATCCCTACATCGATGTCATTCTATATAGGGCCGTATTAGCGCATAGGCACTATAGGCACTGTGCCTAGGGCCTACGAATATTTTTGGggcaacaaataaaatgtgtggctattattattttttttgttacaatacTTAAATGCGAGGgataaagaaatattcaaatcggtgtaaaataagttttttttatggttttaacaatttaattttctatatactTGTAGActgagtaaaattaattgttttgaagatttattaaaattatcaacatataAAAGTtcagatttgattttttttttttttaaaggattaACATCGAAATTCAACACTTTCTCTCCTAAACAGAAGGTTTTATACCCATTTAAATACTTGACACCGCAGTGCTGTATAGCGCATAGGAATTAAAAGCACTGTGCCTAAGGCCAAGGCTgcaactgaaaaaaatttcgGAGGGGgggttcaacattttttttaagtataaatactgaaaatttatagtcaattaactttattcatcactataaaatatttctatttttaaaaaaatcttgggGGGTCCGGACTTACAGCTTTGCCTAGGGCCTACGATTGTATTAATCCGGGTCTGATTCTATATACCGCATTCACCTAAAAATGAAAGTGGTCGGGGCTGCTAACGCTACTCGTCTCGGGTACGATGTCTGCAAAACTGCAATACCACGTTTTACGCACCCCGGAAAATCGCAATCGTTGTTGACGTCATTTTTAAAAGCtttgaatagtttttaaaaatctaggAAAAGCAATCGAAAAttgcactattttttttaacttttattaagaGTAGGTAGTCTTAAATAATTACGCtcgacatttaaaattagactAAAAACTGTAGattgttgaattattaaattgattttagttctaactttaaaaataatggtaaatactAGAAACTTTAACatcacttataaataaatgtcttgaaaaaaatcaagaatacaaataataaatacatatagaaaataattattcaaaccaatatttatgtaaattaaaacatagatagaaaaatatgtaatgaatCTTGTTTTGGTCGTTATGGTAAAAGGACATTTGAGGGGGGGCGGGTTATatgattcaaattttgaacacAATTGgacttaaaaattttcaattctcATTGAATTTTTGGAACTTTAGTATATGTatggtttaaaattacaatttgtcattaactttttatttaaactactcTATGATGTTAGCTGAacagtagttaaaaataatgttctattttaataaaatattttatatattctataatttctgTTCATTTTGGTCTGTTTTGTTGACATAACAAAtaaatccattaaaaaaatatattttactggtCAGATAAATAGGGTTGCTACCAAATACTAAAGTCCTCAAATGTTTACAAGATCAAAGCATATAATATCTATCTATGATTTAATGTAAGTTAAACAAATTAGACAAATTAAGAATTAccactttaaaattaagaaatatgtataattattagataaattaattaactaattgactaaaaaatagaattcaGCTGTAATAAAACTCGAATAAATAGTGTAGAGtctaatattgattataataaacatatattttatatttttttattaatatgatgtgATATTGCtagattaatgtattattatttaatagtaaggagtatataaaaaatattagagatatttaaatttgtaatattggtttaatattgggttttaatttaaatcttaaaaattatattataatatacataatttctgaaaataaataaaattgttcatgtaaaaattaaagattttattatatatagttataaattactaaagtaattatgaaatatggctttaacaaattataatttattcaaaaataaatctcaagaaaaataaatctcttttaaataaatacaataataacaaactacaataattttttattttaataatcagtaGTTGTTCTCAAGTAATCGACTGAAGAAGGCATTGAACGTTTTTCATAACCATTTGGAAAGAGTGTATCGAGGTCTTCGTCTTTAACTGTTGGCAGGATCATAACTTTTTCACCAggctaatataaacaaaagtttattttagtttttaagttgttattttgtaaaaaaaattgattatcatTTACTTACCACCCAATTTGCTGGTGTAGCGATGGTATTTTTTCTATCACACAACTGAAGTGAATCAATGCAACGTAAAATttctctataaaataaaaatatattttaacgttcaattggtacataattataagttatttagtttatattggtgttaaaaatttaaaataatttaacttttcttGAAAACTTAGcaaaaatacgtttatttgttaattcttATCagcttaattaaatataaggttttttgaatttagtacataaaatcaatattttaaacacttaattacctattttatgatttatattttctgctttatttataaataaaaacactgtatattattttaaaaattgtataacagtataaagatctgagatttaataaattacacattaGGACTATTAAGTAAGtatgttaatatgtttatatctttaggtatttaaaacatatccctacatatttttttaatgaaaattttataatatttatcagttaaattaatgaaaaactatgaaatatttaaaaattattattgacattatttattcaacaaaaaatagaaAGATTTAAACTCGAATGCTAACATGACTTACTGAATATTACGACCAGTGCTAGTTGGGTAAACCATCATGAGTTTAACCTTCTTGTCGGGTCCAATAATGTAAAGAGATCGAATAGTCAATGCCAACTCAACATTGTCCTTGTCTTCCTCGGCGATCATATCTAGTTGTACAGCCAAGTCTCGTGTGCTATCGCTAATAATGGGATATGGGAATTCTCCTTTGATGTCCAAACAATATGATTTGATGTccttaaaaatggtaaattgTCATCAAATTAAGCTTGTAACACACATAGAtatacagttaaaaattaagacaTTACATTTATCCAATCAACGTGGCTTTCCAATTTATCACAAGACAAGCCCAAGACTTTTACATTGCGTTTTGTGAATTCGTCGACCAGCACTGCCATTTTGCCTAACTCAGTGGTACACACCGGTGTGAAATCAGAAGGATGAGAAAACAAAACGCACcatctatattaaaaacagaaatatagACATTAATACAAGTCCCGATACGAAACGGCCAACGTATCAatcgattaataatttataattggtaGTAGGCTCATCTACGCGATATAAtgacatgtaaaataaaagtaaataaatcaaatgaaataaacacacaatattataataagtaggtaatggGTATATACTTACGATTCACCGGCCCATTCGTAGAATTTAATCGGACCTTTGGTGGTGACGGCAGAGAAATCCGGAACGACTGTACCCAAACGCATGGCTGAATCGatgctaataataaattgacgaaaagaaattaaaattgaataatactaACGTATCCGTTTAAACGTATGGAGTCGGGAGTGGATAGTGAGTGTGCAGTGTAGAGTACTAGAGTGTCGACTACAAACGAcgaacgaataaaaaaaataaatacgtattatatactgtGGAGACTCGTGACTTGGACCGGTAGTGTTGCGCCGAGTTGCGTACGGAATCGGGTGTAGATAACGAGTCCGGAGTCGAAAACAACgttgttgataaaaatatataaatgataataataatcgtaataagACTTGTATGGATTGTTCGAAGCGCGGGATGCCAAGGCCGTTATCTTGGGGCCGGATGTTCGCGCGCTACTGACTACTGAATTAGTGGTGGCCGGTGGGGCTCACGTGaggaataataatt includes the following:
- the LOC113551527 gene encoding peroxiredoxin-6-like, with product MRLGTVVPDFSAVTTKGPIKFYEWAGESWCVLFSHPSDFTPVCTTELGKMAVLVDEFTKRNVKVLGLSCDKLESHVDWINDIKSYCLDIKGEFPYPIISDSTRDLAVQLDMIAEEDKDNVELALTIRSLYIIGPDKKVKLMMVYPTSTGRNIQEILRCIDSLQLCDRKNTIATPANWVPGEKVMILPTVKDEDLDTLFPNGYEKRSMPSSVDYLRTTTDY